A single genomic interval of Spinacia oleracea cultivar Varoflay chromosome 6, BTI_SOV_V1, whole genome shotgun sequence harbors:
- the LOC110788028 gene encoding uncharacterized protein, translating into MQSISRRLAQQSPSISSIRYLYSLSDPRYGADHSRYGSTLATKGGVPLIRKGTGGRSSLSGIVATVYGATGFLGPYLVQQRGASYHPFPITNGILDKYAKLSRRLQVHSEARRLYSESAADCSSESSGSITEAPSADAQNELSKNIMSNLKTSSRHDLAMVFTCKVCETRQMKSCCRESYEKGVVVVRCNGCDNLHLIVDRLGWFGEPGSIEELLATRKETVKKGSVDSLNLTLEDLAGVKLEKHY; encoded by the exons ATGCAGTCGATTTCCAGGCGATTAGCACAGCAATCTCCTTCAATCTCATCTATCAGATATCTTTACTCGCTTTCCGATCCTC GTTACGGTGCTGATCATTCGAGGTATGGATCTACTCTCGCTACTAAAGGTGGTGTGCCCTTAATCAGAAAGGGAACTGGTGGGAGATCATCTCTTAG TGGCATTGTAGCAACAGTATATGGAGCAACTGGTTTTCTTGGACCTTACCTTGTACAACAACGTG GAGCATCTTATCACCCCTTTCCTATAACAAATGGAATCCTTGATAAATACGCAAAATTGTCTCGAAGACTTCAGGTGCATTCAGAAGCGAGAAGATTATATTCAGAAAGCGCTGCAGATTGTAGCTCTGAGTCTAGTGGGAGCATAACTGAAGCACCGTCGGCTGATGCTCAAAATGAATTGAGCAAAAATATTATGAGCAACTTGAAAACATCCTCGAGGCATGATCTTGCCATGGTTTTTACATGTAAAGTTTGTGAGACAAGACAAATGAAGTCGTGTTGCCGTGAATCATATGAGAAAGGTGTAGTTGTTGTACGTTGTAATGGATGTGATAATCTTCATCTCATTGTAGATCGACTTGGATGGTTTGGGGAGCCAGGGAGCATCGAGGAGCTTCTTGCTACACGCAAGGAAACGGTAAAAAAGGGTTCTGTTGATTCCTTAAATTTGACTCTCGAAGATTTGGCTGGGGTGAAGCTTGAAAAGCATTACTAG